One window of the Runella slithyformis DSM 19594 genome contains the following:
- a CDS encoding LVIVD repeat-containing protein — protein sequence MKNLLYAVSTAVLWSLFVACSADRSADVSPNGQTGTGGSMARFAIVGNALYCVLPDKLQVYDISTPSEPVAKSSVTLNVGLETIFPYKDNLFIGANDGMYIFDNRQPESPALLSRFTHVQSCDPVVVQGNFAYVTLRGGINCRQFTSVSTLDVVDISDLRNPQLIHSQPMESPYGLGVDGTQLFVCEGSNGLKIFDITKPEQPVLRETMKDVKSFDVIPLNKTLLVTGDGGFYQYSYQNAGKLELLSKISIEP from the coding sequence ATGAAAAACCTACTATATGCAGTTAGCACGGCCGTACTTTGGAGTCTGTTCGTTGCCTGTTCCGCTGACCGAAGCGCAGATGTTTCCCCCAACGGTCAAACGGGTACCGGAGGTTCGATGGCGCGTTTTGCCATTGTGGGCAATGCACTTTATTGTGTCCTTCCCGATAAGCTTCAGGTATACGATATCAGCACTCCCTCGGAACCCGTTGCCAAAAGTTCGGTGACACTGAACGTAGGGCTGGAAACGATTTTTCCGTACAAAGACAATCTCTTCATCGGGGCCAACGATGGGATGTATATTTTTGATAACCGACAGCCGGAAAGCCCGGCGTTACTTTCGCGATTTACCCACGTTCAAAGTTGCGATCCCGTAGTGGTACAGGGCAATTTTGCCTATGTTACGCTGAGGGGAGGCATTAACTGTCGACAATTTACGTCGGTCAGTACCTTGGATGTAGTGGATATTTCGGATCTGCGCAACCCTCAATTGATTCATTCTCAACCCATGGAAAGTCCGTATGGGCTCGGTGTGGATGGAACGCAACTGTTTGTTTGTGAAGGCAGTAACGGGTTAAAAATCTTTGACATTACCAAGCCCGAACAGCCTGTTTTAAGGGAAACCATGAAAGATGTAAAATCTTTTGACGTGATTCCGCTCAATAAAACCCTGCTCGTTACGGGAGACGGTGGCTTCTATCAGTACAGTTACCAAAATGCGGGGAAATTGGAACTGTTAAGCAAAATTTCCATTGAGCCATGA